GGCTACCTGCTTCAGGCATTACTCTGCCTAAAAGAGCTTCAGGAGTGAATTATACAACGAGAGTTTGGGAGGGAAAGGACGGAAGGGGAAAAGGCAAAATGGTAGCAGGCGACCAGCCTCAGGACTGCATTGGCATTGCGTGCCAGGAAACCGGAGCCAGACGCAGCGACTCAGTGGCACCGATCCCGTTTCACGGTAAAGCTCCTGCCGAGCCGCCGGAGCAGCTCTCCAGCCCCTCAACCAGCTCCTGTAGTGCTCCGGGCGGCGGCCTCGCACCCCGCCGGCCGGCTATCCCTTCTCCAGCAGCGGGAAGGCGCGGCCGACACAagagccccccgccccgcttcccGCCATGTGCCGGGGAGGGATCCCGCGCCCCGGTTTCCTCCGGCGGCCCGCGCAGGCCCCGGCCCGAGGCCGTGGCGCGGACAGCGGGAGGCGCAGGCCCGCCAGGGCGGCGGCGGGCAGCGAGCGCGGCGCTGTGTTTTgcagggcggcggcggcgggcgggaggcGCCGCTGGACAGCTCCGGAGCGCGGCGCCCATGTTCCGAAGACGGCGCAGATGTGAGCGGtggcggggagcggggggagccGGGGAGACCCGCCGCGGCGGCCCTTCCTGTCGGGGGCGATCCCGGGAGCAGCGCGTTCCCCGCCTCCGGGAACCCCCGTGTTTCCGCGGCGCGGGGCTCCCCGCGacgggcggggcggcgcggggggcgaGGGCAGCCCTTACCtgcgggcgcggcggggcggagGTGGGATCCctgagcggggcggggcggcgggggatcctgcgccgcccccgccgcctcaCGCCGCGGCCGGTCACCCCCCTCAGGTGACGTGATGCCCATTGTTTTGGTCCGCCCAACCAATCGGACGCGGCGGCTGGATTCTACGGGAGCCGGAATGGGCCCTTCGTGGCGGCAACAGGACTCTCCCCTGCCGACCATAACGCATTGCGCAGGGTGCACCACCGCCCGGTCCTCCTGCGGCTTTAACGGCCCCGGCATGGACGCGCCGCGGCAGTTCCCGGCGGGCTTCGGCtccgagcagcagcagcaacagcagcagcagcgcccgccgccgccgcactGTCAGCAGCAGCACGGCCACGACAAGCAGAGcctccaccagcagcagcagcaaagcccatGCCTCCAGTGCAACAACTGCGCCTACTATGGGGCTGCTGCGGCAGCCGCGGGGGATAACCTGCCCCTGCTGCTCCGCGCCTCCTCGCCCCTCTCGGGCGCCTTCCGGACTCACTCCTCGCCGCTCTCATCTGCCGCCTCCTCCCGGCAGGGCAGCCAGCTGAACGTCAGCGAGCTCACTCCCTCCAGCCATGCCGGCACCTCCAGGCAGCCTCACCAGTACCCCCAGTACCACCAGTGCCATaccctgcagcagcaccaggcagccagccccagcagcagtgtcagcagcggcagcacccatcaccaccatcaccaccaccaccatcaccaccagcagcagcagcgccgggaGAGCAACCCCTTCACCGAAATAGCCATGAGCAGCTGCAGGTACAACGGCGGCGTCATGCGGCCGCTCAGCAACCTGAGCTCGTCCCGCAGGAACCTACAGGAGCTGGACTCCGAGTCGCAGCCGCTCCAGCAGCCTCTCTCCAGCCCCACCGCAGCCGGCACCCCCGCCGCCCCGGAGATCGTGGTCTCCAAGCCCGAGCACAACAACTCCAACAACCTGGCGCTCTACGGCCCCGCCGGACCCGGCCCAGGCGGCACCAACAACGGCGGGGGCAAGTCCAGCAAGAAGAAAAACCAGAACATCGGCTACAAGCTGGGGCACCGCCGGGCGCTCTTCGAGAAACGCAAGCGCCTCAGTGACTACGCGCTCATCTTCGGCATGTTCGGCATCGTCGTCATGGTCATCGAGACCGAGCTCTCCTGGGGCGCCTACACCAAGGTACCCACCACCTCACGCACGGGCCACCCCGGCAGCCGGTCCGACCGCCCCCACGGCCCCGCGgaggggcggccccggcccctcggAGAGCCCAGCGCTGCGAGGTTGCCTGTCCCCCGTCCCGTCCCCGTCCCGAGGCGCTCCCCGCGTCCTGCGGCCGGGCGCCGCCGGCCCCCGCTCTGCCGCCGGCCCCGCTAGGCGAGGTGCCCTCCCGGGGTCTGTGGTGGGGCGGGAGCGGCCCGTGCCCGTGGGTCTCAGGGACGGCGATGTCTTTTCTCTTGCAGGAGTCGCTGTATTCTCTTGCTCTGAAATGCCTTATTAGCCTCTCCACGATTATCCTGCTTGGGCTCATTATTGTGTACCATGCAAGGGAAATCCAGGTAACGTTTCCTTCTGCGGGCTGGTGAGTGCTGCTGGTATATAGCTGGGGGTGCGAGGTGGTTTGTGTAAGGGCACAGTGGTGGTAAGTACTGGGCAATTCGCACTGGTTCAGAGAGCAAAAGTGCTCCCTGCTCATCTCCTGAAGTTCAGTGAATGGACCTCAGCCCTGGAGAGAAACACAGTGGGCATGTATTCACCAGGAAGTTTTGCCTGCCAGGGACTGTTGCCTGCAGTTGTGATATAGGATCGTTTATCCCTGAAGTTATTACACGCTTTCTCGGTGACACGCCTGCTGTCTTCTGTAACAGATGTACAGCAACAATCTTTTGTTTCCCAGTGACTACATTTCATGCCGTGCATTCTCTCTTGATGGCGAGGTTAATTATCTTCACCATGAAAGGTATGTAATCTTCACTGCACTGTCTCAGATATGAGTGTATGCTATGAGAATATTCAAGAGAAGGGGGAAGACTTATGTTTGACTTGTTTTACTTAATGTCGCACAACCGCTAGGAATGTGACAGAGGAAAACTGTTGAGAATGGTAGGTCTAAAGGTAGGAGGAATGTAATGATCAAAGATGCAGAATAAGTCTTACAAATGCTGTCACAGATTTTTGTTCAAGGGACTTAGTTCTAAttacatttgtaatttttttcaccAATAAATTAAAATTTTGGCATTCAGCTCAACTGAAACTTAGAACAGATTTCAAAGTTGTGAAGGTAAAAATAACTTGCTCATAGGTGCATCGatgcttttgctttttcagaTTACTTAAGAGATACTTTGAGCTACAAGCTGAAATGACAGCTTTCAAGGGCAAATAAGACTTTTCTATGAGTACCaatcagtaaaagaaaaaaaaaaaagaaaaaagaaaaaaagattaagaaTTGTATAGTACCCTGCTTCCATGCAAATGAATGCTGTAGTTTCAATGTGAAATGGTACCATAGTCTCCTACTTAGGGTAAGGTTAGAGAAGTATAATGTTACTGAAGACTCTTTGCCAAATTGGATCTTCTTGTGCAGTCTTTGCATATGCAAAACTTCTATTCCTGTCTCAGAACCCAGTTTCTCTGCATTGATATCAAAGATATTGAAAGCTGTTTAATGACATTGTAGTCAATAAACAAGTGTTCTGGTGAAAGAGCATCTTTATAAACTACTAGAGTACTAATGGAGAGGTTTCTTTATCTGTATAAAAACGAACAAGTGGTGTTGCTGCAATGAGGGAGCCAGCTTCTCTGGTGTATCTTCCCACAAGTGGTGATTGAGGCATGAAGAGCAAAGCTGAAAGAAAATCTAGGTAAACATTTTAATTACTCTATGCATTTTCTAGAAGCTTTAAATTGAAAATTTTATGCAAGATAACCAATTAATGGTAGGTCCCTCTGTACATCAGCTTATACTGAGTAGTTACTCCAAgatttgattgtgttttttcTCAGGTAAATAGTTACAGATTTTCTTTCCCTTAGGAGTAGGTTATGGATCAGAAAAGAAACTATCTTAACTAAAGTCGTAattccattttttgtttgtttgcatttttttaatcgtTAATTTTAAATAACTTCCTAATATATGGGACTACGTGGAAGGAGTTATGCAATCATGTGACTTAATCAAGGTTGATATAGTTCTCAGTGCTGCCTGACAGTACAGAACACAACTATACCTGCCTGTAGCAGCAATATTCTATGTTTTTGCCTGAGAGACGCTGAAAACTGCAGGAGTCAAGGCAAGGCCTGGAGTTAGCTGCAGCTTAAAGGGGCTCTGTCATTCATCTTGAAAAGGAAGTTCTCTTTTTCAAGGAGGCTGCTAGAAGGAAAGTGTGTAGTACCACCGTTAGCTATTAGATATCTGATAGCCTTTTAACTTAGGCACAGTCTGGTTTTGTGCACACActtgacttttaaaaaataagttgaaGAACATGCAGAACAAAATTTATGTCCACCTGTGGTCAGAAATGTGTGTTATACTTGACATGTGAAAAGGAGTACATTTAATATATTTTGGCTTAGAAACATAGGGAATTTTCTCCAGGCCAGAGAAACTACTGTGTAGCCCTGATAATGCAATGTTTAAGAAACAATTTTTAAAGGTGACTGTTTTCTGGAGGCCCACGTGCCTTTAATTCAAGGAAATATTCTGCCGTGTGCAGTAGAATGAATCAGGTCTTTAGAATCATGCCTACAGATAGTTGGCTGTGTCCTGGAGGACTGTTTGCATCAGCTATTTGTCAATCCTGTTCAAGTTTGAACATTCTTTTCTAATGCTTCTCTGAAGCATGTTTAGACTTCACCAGTTGGTGTAGTGTAAATAAGTAGGAGTTCACTGATAGAAGAAAAATTGTTCTATAGACCAGAAGAAGGTCACTACTTGCAGTGTGGTATGTTTCATACTCgggtggaagcaaaccaacctaAATATAAGTGGATTTTTCCACAAAGCATGAGACAAAATATGTTGGGAAATAAAAAGATAACAGTTTAGTGATTATTACTGCTTGCAGGTGTAATATTTAGAAACTCCTGGTGGTCTAAAATGCTTGCAAACGGACATGAGCTATCTCGTTCTTTTCAGTAGTCTGTGACCTTGATTTATTAGTAGGAAGTCCAAACAGCCATGCTGCAAGCAAGTCTGTGGCTCTGCCTAGCAGCACAGCAGGTGACTCTAGTCTTTCCTTTAAAATGACCTTGCCAGTATGATTCACTTTGAAGATGGTCGGCTAATCAGTTAAACCAAGCTCTGGAGTTTGCTTGTCCCAGACCTGCTGAACATTTTAAGGGAGTTAGAAGGGAAGTTTATAAAGACTTGCAGGGATTCTTCCCTGGAGCTGTGAACATGAGACAGatgagttttcttttttgttctttcggCCCGTTCGACCGGGCAGTGGAGGAGCTGGAGCACCTTCCTCCTCtggaggcgggggggggaggtTTTCCGCCGCCCGTTCAGCACCGCAGACAGCTCCACGCGTCGGCACGGCCCCGCGCAGCCgcagcggcggggggcggccgccCGCCCCCTCCTCCAGGTGAGCTCCCCCTGGGAGAGAGTTAACGAGCCTGGAGTTCGAGACCAGCCAGCAGCCGGGCTTTGGTTTTGAATTCCCGGGAACTTGCCCAGAGCCCTGTATCTGAGGGACCGAAGTCCCTAGAAGGGTGCAGCTGCTGTATTTAAACCAGAATTACTGTATGGGTGCAGTTTTGTGATATGCTGGAAATGTTAAAGTATTTTTGTCAAATAGGTTTTCAGTGATCTCACTGTTAGTTTTTCTGTGTCACTTTAAGAATAAAGCAGGAGCTGTTATTCAATTTAATAAATGTTAGTGCAAAAAGTAtaataaaactaaaatgaaacCTGGTGGATTTAAATGACAGTTCATAGCTTACATTGTCATTTCCAGGAAAGAGGATAGAAATTATAAGTAAGTTTCTTTCACCCCtcctagaaataaaaaaaaaaatccaaatgagcAACAGTAGCGATGTTGGATCAATCCCAAATCTGTGTGTTCTCCTTTTAGTCCGTTGTTGTCATGCCTGTAATGGTGTTAAGAACATCACATTTGGGAAATTATGAAATACGCATTGCTTTCTCCTCAAGCATGTATGGTTGTTGATCCAGTTTTTCAGAGCAAGTGCTGTATGTTTGCAAGATCAATGGGAAGAATGTAATTCACCATCACCCCAACCTAGGACAGGTATTTCTCTGACTATTACTCCACTTCAGAGTTTGAAGAAGGAGAGGTGGGAAGAGCTAAGAAGATAGCATGATCCAATTATCATAATAGTTTTTGATGTGTAAATTATCCACTTCATGCATAAACAGTTTGTTACTTAATACTGTTTTACATAATTAAAGCAGCAGCATGGAACATGGTTAAAATTCTAGTTCCTACACAATTTACTGTTCCTTTCCGTATTTCTCTAGTGGAATTCGCTCTTAGTTCAAAAAAGAAGGTGGAATTTAAGAAAGCTTTGGGTGGCATTTTACATTATAAAGCTGCAGTTTTTCTACCTTTATTGAAAAATAgacctctccttctctctctagTACTGCTGGAGAtagaaaggtttatttttttaagtatgcAGTCCTGAAAGTTCTACTGGCACTTTCTTGTATTAGTCAGAGCAAGGGGTTAAAATCAAAAATGTCTGAGGTTACCAGTAGGAGGCATACCATATTCTGATACTTCTTGAGAGATGATGGTCACTGAAGGAATATATCCACTGGAACACTTTTGCTTTGATGCTGGACTGCTTACTGTATCCCTTCTGTAAATAAACATTACCCTTCTATTGCTTGTCCTGAATAATAGTAACCTGAGTATTGCTAACCTGAACCCCTTTCCTTCTCCCTGATACAGATGCTCTCACTCATGCAGGAACATGAAAGTTGTTGCTATTTGGTAGAATTGTTGCTATTTGGTAGAagtgaagagaaatatttttattttattttgttttattttttaattttctctatgACAGTTGATATTTCTAACCACTTCTAAAATGTATTGGTAGTTCATACTTACATAGAACACCTGTGGAAAGCCTTGCAAACTCCAAGGTTAAGGTTAAGCCATTGCTTTCACAGCAGAGCCTCCCAGGGCTCCAGGGAGAAAGCACCTTCAGTCCCTAGATGATTCTGAAGTGGTGAGAAAATAATGTGCGACTAATTGATTTGGAGTAAAACACTCTCAGTCTTAGTTAGCTTTATGGAAATTTATTGTAGCTGAAAGCGCAAGTATCTTCCTGAAATCAGGAGTCTTCTTTCCCTGTTcctgaaaacatgaagaaataGAACAGGCAGTATTAGGAAATCGCAAAGAATGGCAATAAATACAAATCTTGACCTGTTTATTGCACAAATATATTCCATAGTTCATCATAGCAATAAGCACTGTTCACGGGAGTTTCATTATCTTATTGGCATCGGTGGAAAGTTCTGCAGTAAAAATATTGCACTCCTGAATAAATCTGAAGTTAACCTCCCTTACAGTTTCCTGCCATAAGAAGTAATGGGTATTCTGCAGGTCAAATTATTTGATTTTATCTATATTATTGCTTTGTCTTCACTGGGGTGGAACATGTACATCTCATTAGCTGTCTTGTAGGCAATCTGTTTACTCTGTGCTCAGTCTCACTTGCCTTTGCTTAGGTATCAGGGCTTGCGCACGTAGACTGTAAacttcagctgcagaaacaagtgaGTTAGATTAAGACCACAGAGAATAATGGGTGAAAATCAAGAGATAAACTTCGAGTGGTAATTTTATTCTGATCTGAAGCCTGTTGAgaattagtgatttttttttttttcctatttattttaataGGCCTTATATCAGTGAGAAAAGAACTCACTGTTTCGATCCAGGATACAGTAAATGTTATGGGTGTGCTCTGTCTCCGAAACGCAACACCGTGGTGTGTATGGCATTAAAGGCAGGCTAGGGAATCCTTTGATATTGCTAGTCATCCAAAGCGATCTGAGGCCTTCTGCATTAACGTGACACATAGAAGGTGCCTCTGTTTCCAACAGGCTCCATTAGAATGCAGGAGGAGGTTGTACCTGATGCTCAGGACATTGAATGTTGGACTGGTCGTATTTAGGATTATCTATTCATATGCACCTTTGTTCTCAGCATTTTTTTATTGAGGCTGTTAGAAGTTACCAAGACATAGTAGTGCATAGTGAAGTGTGAGAAGGTAAGTTATTGCCCCTCTTGGAGGAGAACATTTGTAACCAGAGAGCAGATTCTGGAGTTGTATAAATTGTGTGGCTTAGATGAAACCAACAGAGATACTGTTGTCTACAATGTTAGAGGCATTCTGCATGCATATCTTAGTTTGAATGGATTGTACATGTCAGATGCAGGGACTTCAGATTAGAAAGTTGTCAGGTACTTCACTGTGGCTCTGGTTTGCCTGAGTTTATGTGGAAGTGTGCCAAGACTGACAAGCATCTATTAATGCTCTGTTGATTCTGGTTCTGGTTTGTATGTGATCTATTAAATGTAGTGTTCTGGGCTTTGAATTCGATTTGAGACATATTTGTGGTCTGTTCTGAGCAAAGACCAAAACCAGGTGTTGCTTAGGACTTGAGAGAATTAAAAAGCTGTGTAGGAGCTTCATGCAATTTCAATCAGCTGTTTTCACCATTGAATTTGCTGATAAAAGTTGTTGTCACACTTGCCTACCAGAGGATGAATTACTGCTCTAAGTCTATGAAGCTCCTTTTAAGATGTAAATTACCCCTAAGAGAAGAGGCTGTAATGGATATTGTAATTAACTTTCAGGTAAGGTGGGTATATTGGTCATTACATAAAGTTTCCTTTATTAACTGAAAATAAGTATGCAGAAGCAAAAGCAATTTTATGAGGAAGTTTCCACAGCTTTCTTTTGTGGAAAAGAGAAAAGTTAGATATCAcgacaacacaaaaaacccatagAGTTTAATTTAACTTTTTTCATTCccccaccacttttttttttcccctcaataacGTAAACTATATTACATTGAAAAATGTGAATGGAAAAACTTCCATTCAAAAGTGTGATATGTGGAATACCTATGTATCACagtataatatattttaaatgaaattgtgTGAATTGACTTTGTCCCATTATTTAATGAAAGCTGCATTAAGTGATTTCTTCTTACTGTGGTCAGAAGATCAGAAGAAATTGCCATGAGAACATGTAAAGGCAGTGGTAAAACATGAACATTTTATACTTTGAACTGGTGCATGTGAACCCAGGCCTTTGAAACTGAAAATGTTCAGTTAATATTTTATATAATGCTGTTTTAATGTAGTTGCTAGGAATCACGCATTTGTAACTTACTGATTCATTAAGCTGTTCTCTCTTGAACAGTCCATGCAATTGAGCTCCATCTATGCAAAAACAGTCCTTAGTAAACATAGTTTTATATTGgcagtttgaaaacaaaagggTGTGAAGAAGTGAAGAGCGATGAATTCTGAAGCAGGTTGTGTGCATCTTCTGAGGTGCTTACTTGTCTCACTCATTTTGGTGGAGACTGGCAGACCTTTCAGAATTAAATTCCTTTTGAGCAAATATTAAGCCTTTCCATGacagatggaaatgacactgtGAATTCCAAGTAAAGTAAAAATCAAAGGCTAGGCCTTAAATATCTTTATATTTTAAAGTCATTACTCTTAGTCTTTTTAAGAGTAAATTGctctgggttgttttttgtttgtttgtgttttcatgtggttggttggtttgtttttctgtaaagaaacttatttattaaaagaaaaacccacTCTGTTGAAGTGGCACCTTCAAAACTTTTATGCATATTAATACTTTACTGCTATCCTGATGGATGGAGGAGAGCTGCGTTCTGTGTTATGTGACTAACCAACAAAATTGTTTATTGAATTCTAACTGTCTAATCAGACGGTTACTGAAGACTGCTGGATTCATGAAGGTCAGAGTTAAAAGACTGTACAGGTGTAATTTGTATTGcaataaacactgtcacttgtaATGATAGCTTGATACTGAATCTGGGTGTTCAGAAGATTGTATCAGAGGCAAAGGAAGAGTTTTGGCTTGTAAAAGAgcgtatttgaaataaaaaataattgaagAATAAACGTATATGGGCTCAAATCTATAGATTTTATTGTCACCTGTGTGTAAAGAGCTTCCTTACCTGTAGTCTGCATAACTATTGTTGATTGTAGTATTTTAGAGCTTACCTCTGTGTCTTCCATAAACAATTATACATCAGTTCTCTGGTTTGATGT
The Patagioenas fasciata isolate bPatFas1 chromosome Z, bPatFas1.hap1, whole genome shotgun sequence DNA segment above includes these coding regions:
- the KCNN2 gene encoding small conductance calcium-activated potassium channel protein 2 isoform X1, with product MPIVLVRPTNRTRRLDSTGAGMGPSWRQQDSPLPTITHCAGCTTARSSCGFNGPGMDAPRQFPAGFGSEQQQQQQQQRPPPPHCQQQHGHDKQSLHQQQQQSPCLQCNNCAYYGAAAAAAGDNLPLLLRASSPLSGAFRTHSSPLSSAASSRQGSQLNVSELTPSSHAGTSRQPHQYPQYHQCHTLQQHQAASPSSSVSSGSTHHHHHHHHHHHQQQQRRESNPFTEIAMSSCRYNGGVMRPLSNLSSSRRNLQELDSESQPLQQPLSSPTAAGTPAAPEIVVSKPEHNNSNNLALYGPAGPGPGGTNNGGGKSSKKKNQNIGYKLGHRRALFEKRKRLSDYALIFGMFGIVVMVIETELSWGAYTKESLYSLALKCLISLSTIILLGLIIVYHAREIQLFMVDNGADDWRIAMTYERIFFICLEILVCAIHPIPGNYTFTWTARLAFSYAPSTTTADVDIILSIPMFLRLYLIARVMLLHSKLFTDASSRSIGALNKINFNTRFVMKTLMTICPGTVLLVFSISLWIIAAWTVRACERYHDQQDVTSNFLGAMWLISITFLSIGYGDMVPNTYCGKGVCLLTGIMGAGCTALVVAVVARKLELTKAEKHVHNFMMDTQLTKRVKNAAANVLRETWLIYKNTKLVKKIDHAKVRKHQRKFLQAIHQLRSVKMEQRKLNDQANTLVDLAKTQNIMYDMISDLNERSEDFEKRIVTLETKLETLIGSIQALPGLISQTISQQQRDFLEAQIQNYDKHVAYSAERSRSLSRRRRSSSTAPPTSSESS
- the KCNN2 gene encoding small conductance calcium-activated potassium channel protein 2 isoform X2; translated protein: MPIVLVRPTNRTRRLDSTGAGMGPSWRQQDSPLPTITHCAGCTTARSSCGFNGPGMDAPRQFPAGFGSEQQQQQQQQRPPPPHCQQQHGHDKQSLHQQQQQSPCLQCNNCAYYGAAAAAAGDNLPLLLRASSPLSGAFRTHSSPLSSAASSRQGSQLNVSELTPSSHAGTSRQPHQYPQYHQCHTLQQHQAASPSSSVSSGSTHHHHHHHHHHHQQQQRRESNPFTEIAMSSCRYNGGVMRPLSNLSSSRRNLQELDSESQPLQQPLSSPTAAGTPAAPEIVVSKPEHNNSNNLALYGPAGPGPGGTNNGGGKSSKKKNQNIGYKLGHRRALFEKRKRLSDYALIFGMFGIVVMVIETELSWGAYTKESLYSLALKCLISLSTIILLGLIIVYHAREIQLFMVDNGADDWRIAMTYERIFFICLEILVCAIHPIPGNYTFTWTARLAFSYAPSTTTADVDIILSIPMFLRLYLIARVMLLHSKLFTDASSRSIGALNKINFNTRFVMKTLMTICPGTVLLVFSISLWIIAAWTVRACERYHDQQDVTSNFLGAMWLISITFLSIGYGDMVPNTYCGKGVCLLTGIMGAGCTALVVAVVARKLELTKAEKHVHNFMMDTQLTKRVKNAAANVLRETWLIYKNTKLVKKIDHAKVRKHQRKFLQAIHQDSWLFSIFLDSFLVPLLHLSNHFSGERNNRSEGSGPVLYKKPKEIMIKKRKNGTKEAERSSQHFGRPGKDSKHHV